CAGTTTTCAAGTTGTTATGTCGGTTATGTATTTCTAGTGTGTGATATAATGTTTAAGTACTTATATGCTCGGTTAAATCATGTGTAATATTATGTTATggttaacaaacaaaaacaaatattatgtgtaatattatgatcctttacCCTAAAGTGCATAATTTTACATTGAACCATaagctttaaaaattaaaaccataaacgataagaccaaaaattaaaaccctataccctaaagtgaaaaccctaaacactaaagtACAAATGTATACCCTATATCCTAATTTTCTTGATTTCTCAATTTTGGTCACTATAAAAATGATATTGTAATcttaatttcataaaaattattagttataaattttataaacactcATTTgttcaaaccctataccctaaagcTATTGTACATACAAATGAGTAGCAGTGTTTATGAACATATGAGTTAGATTGTTCAATTTTATAAAAGctcatataaaaattttaaatttataagaaataatttttaaaaaattggaatactaatattttattttttaatatttaatttatacttttatgcttaatatcctattttatatgttaattttcagATTTCAAACGAAATTAATACCCTGAGCCAATAAGGAGTAACCTCCAAGATTGCAGACGTGGcgatttaaaacaaaattaataaccTTGATTCGTCTTGGTAACTTTGATCTGAGCCGTTCTTTTCTGAGCCAATGAGGAGCAACCACTAAGATTGCGCTCTGATTAATCATACACCATTCGTTTTATCTCCATAACTTTGATCACAACCGTTCATTTTTCCTGTCTCTGTTTGCATTGGAAAATTTCAGAACACAACATCTCGTGTTATGTCTCACGAGCTTTGATTTGAACAAACCCTAAAGAAAGCAAATGAATCTCTCGAGCTAAAATCGCACCGGCCGTTCCTGTATTCGTCGATTGAAAGAAAGCAAATGGATAAGACGTGGATTTGGCTTCCAAGGTATAACCTAAAATCTCTCGAGCTCACTTGTACTCGCCGATTGAAAGAAAGCTAACTTCTTTTGTCTGATTCTTGTAGGAATAGTCACGAGTACTCAGAAGGAGCAACTAATTTCGTGAATTCGTCAGCAAGAAGATTGGGAGGTCTGTCTGAAATGCTATGCCCTTGTAGAAACTGCTGCAATCTGAGCCATCCCTCACTGGATAAAATTGTGGAGCATTTGGTGATTAGGGGTATGGATAAGAAGTATAAGAGTTTTTGTTGGAGTATTCATGGTGAAAAAAGCTTCTGCAGAAGAcaatgttcttcaatatgaaacGGAGGCATTTGATTTGTTTAAGACAGCATTCTCCATGGATGAAGGTGGTCAAAaccagacaactgacaatggGGTAGTGAcaaatgaagatgatgaagcacCAGAGGAAACTGAGTTTAGAAAAAAGCTAAGAGACGCTCAAACGCCATTGTACTCGGATTGTATCAAACACACGAAGGTTTCAGCTATCATGGGACTTTACAGATTCAAAGTTAAAAGTGGTGTGTCGGAGAACTACTTTGATCAGCTATTGGTTTTACTTGAGGATTTGCTACCTGAAGACAATGTCATTCCCAAGAGTTTAGCTGCAATCAAGAAATTTCTGAAGATCTTTGGGTTCGGCTACGACAATATTCACGCTTGCAAGAATGATTGCATACTGTATAGGAAGGAGTATGCGAACCTAGAAAGCTGTCCAAGATGCAAAGTTTCTAGATAGGAAATGGATAAGCACAGTAATGAGATAAAGGTCGGGATTCCGGCAAAGGTCCTTAGATATTTTCCAATCAAGGACATATTTAGGAGGATATTCACATCAAAAAGGATGGCTGAAGATCTGCGTTGGCACTATACCAATGCCGCTGAAGATGGTACAATGCGACACCCCGTTGATTCTATCTCTTGGGCACACGTGAATGATAAATGGCCAGACTTTGCTGTTGATCCAAGGAATCTTCGACTTGGGATTTCTACAGATGGGATGAACCCTTTCTCCATGCAAAACCCCAATCACAGCACATGGCCAGTGTTGTTAGTGAACTATAACACGTCTCCAATCATATGTATGAAGGCTGAGAATATAATGTTGACATTTTTGATCCCTGGTCCAACAGCTCCTGGTAATAACATAGATGTTTACCGAGCACCACTGATAGACGATCTAAAAGATTTGTGGGGGCTGAGGGTATTGAAGTGTACGACTCATTTGCGAAGGAGAATTTCAAACTCAGAGCCTTGCTGCTTTGGAGTATCAGTGACTATCCAGCCTTAGGAACACTGTCTAGATGTAAAGTAAAGGGGAAACAAGCCTGCAATATATGTGGAAAGGATACACCTGCAAGGTGGCTTAAGTTTAGCCGCAAGTTTGTCTACATGGGAAACAGAAAGAGACTACCGCCTGGCCATCATTACAGATATAAAAAAACTTGGTTTGACAACACTGTGGAGGAAGGGAATGCAAATAGGATACAAACTGGCGCTGAGATATATGAGACACTACAAGCTTTTAGGAATGATTTTGGTAGACCTCTTGAGaaggaaaaaaaggaaaataccaGAGTTAGAAGATGATGAGAGGGTTCAAGAAGAAGAGTGTGAAAAATCAAATGAACTATGGCGGTGGAAAAAGAGATGAATATTCCTTGAACTACCTTACTGGAAGGTAAAGTATAGTAATTAACTAACCTATATTATGTGATTGTTGTATATGAATATGCCTAACAATTTCTTGTTTAATGTGTTAGGAGTTGCCTGTTCGTCACAATATTGATGTTATGCACGTAGAAAAGAATGTGTCAGATGCTATATTGTCTCTCTTGATGCAAAGTGCGAAGTCAAAAGATGGGTTGAAATCAAGAAAAGAATTAGAAGATATTGGAATCAAAAAGCACTTGCACATAGAGGTGAGGGGAAAAAAAACATACTTACCTCCTGCTGCCTACTGGTTATCGAAGAAAGAGAAGACCATTTTCTGCCAAAGGTTAGCTAAGTTTAGAGGTCTTGATGGTAATTGTGGCAATATTGCGAATAGTGTTTCAGTTAACCCTCCAAATATTGGTAGTTTAAAGTCGCATGATCATCATGTCCTAGTACAGAACTTGTTACCATCTGCATTAAGAGGGTTGTTACATAGGGGTCCTAGGATAGCCATAAGTAGATTATGTAGTTACTTCAACAGGTTGTGTCAGCGCATCATTGACCCGGAGAAACTTATATCCATGGAGACAGAGTTTGTGGAAACAATGTGTCAACTGGAGCGCTTCTTCCCTCCAGCCCTTTTGGATATCTTGTTCCACCTTCCAATACATCTATCAAAAGAGGCACGCTTGGGAGGACCATTACACTTCCGCTGGATGTATCCCTTCGAAAGGTTTGATGTACTCATTTGCTTCAATATATGTATTTCCCGCAATGATGTTTGACTAATTCATATTTCCTGACTAAGTTATAGGTACATGAAAACACTAAAGGTTTTTGTTAAGAATTATGCAAGGCCAGAAGCATGTATGGCTGCGGCGTATTTAGCTGGAGAATGCGTTGCATTTTGTTTAGAGTTCCTTAAGGATTCAGTACCAGTTCAAGAAGCAGTTAATCGTAATGAAGATGTTGAGGTTGACATAATGGTGGTTGAAAGCTGACCTCTGTAGAAGGGTATAGAGGTTGCCCTTTCAGATGAAGATAGAGACATTGCACATCGCTATGTGCTAATGAACATGGCATCTTTGGATCCCTTTCTTGAGTAAGTTATTCTCTATGTTTCATCTACtatttttacttataatttcattttcatatattgttgtttaatttaaaatcaggATGCATTTGGAAGAGTTACAAGCTAAGGATGTTCAATTTGCTAGAAATAAAACTTTGTTATGGAAAAACCATACTGAGCACTTTGCAGAATGGCTTAAAAATAAGGTTTCCAActccatcttttttttcttgattattaTTGTAAATACTAGTTAACTTGTATTTTGTTGACTGGTTAGCTTGTATCTTGATGATTGGTTAGCTTGTGGATTGAAGAAAATGTCCAGATTTTAGTATTTTGATGACTGGCTAGCTTGTGTCTTGATGACTGATTAGCTTGTAGCTTGATGAACCAGTCTGGATTTTAGTATTTTGATGATTGGTTAGCTTGTAGATTGATGATTGGTTTCGGGGTACATATTATCATGTTTTGATTATGATTTTACTACCTCTGGCTTGATGATCATGTTCTGATTTCATGCGGCAGATTCATTCAGACTCAACAGATAGTCATTCTAAGGAGATAATGTGGTTGGCATTTGGACCAAGAAATGTTGCTTTAGCACATAAAGGATTCATCATTAATGGGCAACGGTTTCATACTGATGCGGTCAAGCTGAAGACACAAAACAGTGGAGTAACTTATGAAGCCTAATTAGCATGTGTAGATCAAGTGCTCGAGATATGAGACAGGTCGCTGATATGCTTACATACTATGGAGTGATAAATGAGATTTTACTCATCGACTATCACATGTTCAAAGTGCCACTGTTTAGATGCAACTGGGCAAACACAGGGAATGGTGTGAAGGAAGAAGACGACTTCACTCTTGTTAACCTTCATATGAACCAAGCAGCCTATTTGAAAGATCCATTCATTCTACCTTCTCAAGCGAAACAGGTTCTCTACTCTAGGGAGGATGATCATTCAAATTGGTATGTTGTTATGAGAGCACCACCTAGAGGTTATCATGAGTTGGAAACAGAAGAGGATTTTGGTGGTGCACCTTTGCCtgtccaagaagttgatgatatgGGTGATGAAGCTTCGGATGATGATAGTGTTTATGTTAGGGATGATTGTGAAGGTTTATTAGTGGTAGATTGATAGGTTGTATGTTTGTGTGATGGTTTGTATGAATGTGATAATGTTGTGTTAtgggtttttaaataattatatagttttttggatttttaataattaaaattctttttattacaaatttttgaattaattATCACAAAAAATCAattcataattattattaataaatattcagattatttaaaaactaattaataacacGAAACATTGCTATCTTTGTTATTgagaaaatcaaattattaggtTTAATAACATTTGTACAacgttattataaatattaacaattgCGAACAGAAACACGCTATTGTTGTACGCTTAATTATAGCACAAAGAAAAACTGCTATTAAAAGGGCCAGACCTATTATAACGGGCGCTGTCAGAGCGGACAAGGAAACGCTTTTATATATGACTCATAGCGTTTTCCATCTGCTATTACTACCCACATTTCCTGTAGTGAGGCAGTTGTTTGTTTGACTGATTGGTTGGTTATaaacaattatgagaaatagatagatttagggtttcaggtAATTGGAATTATAGTGATATAGATGCTAAGATTTTCAATCCTAGAACACAAATTCTAATTGCAAAGTATTCCAACTTCTGCGTGCGAATATATTTTATTGACCAAGTCTATATCTCAGCTATCACTTGTTGATATAGTTCGATGTTTACCTAGGCAAGCGTTATCGAGTTGTTCGATAGGTTCACAGTTTGAATAAACAGCTGTCACTTGTTTCTATCAATCCTAGTTCTAAATTTAATTCAGGTAAAAGACCATGCTTTCGTTTGCGTCCAATTATCCTAAGTTCagggttctagttagctactctaaaACACAAGCATTAATAACAATTCCTTTGAAGGAAATCTTTATCACCTTAGCGtatctatattttgggctaattcTTCATAACCTTACTtttaaacctaaatctaacaaaggtAACAACTCAAACATAGCAAAGCATAATATAGCAAATATCTgaataaaatgcataaatatAATAAGGTAGAAAAACTAGAGTTCCAATACAAAGCTCTGAAGGAGTCTTGGATCCTCTCTTCAATCTACTAAAAACCCTagatatgttttgctgtgaaaagTAGAAAGTATGAAAGTGCGTGTTGCCCAAGACAATGGAatagcacataaatattaggttaaagtcGGCCATGAGTATTTATGTAATTAATGTGAAACTTGGGCTATAAGTCGGCTAGGAACCAAGTCGGGCCTTGCGGGCTTTGCTATCGATTGACGACAAAAGttgtctgtcgatcgacgtttgACTCTGAATGTCGACTTTGGAATGGTTTGATGTACAGCTACGAGTTTCTTCTAgctttatctccaaaatgcccTAAAATCACCACGTATCTCCAAAATACTCCTAAACatgtaaatactttaaaaagaTTCCAAAACATGATAAATATCTCTTAGaccacctatataccatggctaaaaactggtaaaatccatggtatatcacttAGACAAGTGTTAGTGAATCGATATGTTTACTAGTTTAACTAAATCAGTTgtcgcttgtttctagcaatcctagctcaagagAATCTATTCTGGTGCAGAAAATACTGTCGTAGTTGTTCACAATCCTAAAATCAAAGTGTTAGTTAGCTACTttagaacacatgcattaataGCAATTCTTTGAAGGTTGTTTAAATATCACATTAGCAATTCTGTAGTTTTAGATAATCCTTCATAACCctaataaaccctaaatctaacaagaaaactactcagacatagtaAAGCAGAACAAatcaaatatttgaattaaacataaataaaataaggtAAAAGAACTGGAGTTCAAGtacaaatctctgaaggagtctTAGATCATCTCTCTAAACTactaaaaatcctaaaaaccttacGTTGTGAAGAATAGAAAATAAGAAAGCGTGTGTTGCCCGATAAATTGGCAGAGCACATAAAATATTAGGTTTAAGTCGCCCGGTGGTAGTTTTATAATTATGTAgaacttgggcttcaagtcggtcATGAACTAGCGACCCGTTTCTCGTGctttgttgtcgatcgatgataaGTGAtgtttgtcgatcgacggttgaCTCTGAATGTCGACTCTGGTTGGTTTAATGAACAACTACGAGTTTCTTCAGTCTTTagctccaaaatcaccacattGCTCCAAAACATACCTAAACCTGTAAAGACTCTAAAAAGActtcaaaacataataaatagattttaaaacaattatatacTATGGCTGAAAACTAGTAAAATCTATGGTATATCAATAGACATCCCCATTAGTTCTCAACCATCCTTTTTCTAGTGATCATTCCTCATCAACGCAAACATAATCTTGCATCCATGCTGGTCTCAATTTATTCCTTCATGTTCTGCCTCCATTCTGGTTTGATCCTTATCCTTGTGGTTGAGTTGCAATTGTTTCTAAGATGTTTTGTGTCTCTCCTTGTGACTGAGCTGAAATTGTTTCTGAGATGTTTGTGTCTCTTTTTGTGTATTCAGTGTTATCATTCTCATCGTTCATACCCTCTTGCAATTCTTGTATGTATTCACTGTTCCCACCTCGGTTTactttctcttgttcttcttcttcattacaTTTGATGAATTTGTCTTCTTTAAGACTGTCTTCCCCATCCCATTTCTTCTCATCATCAAACTTCACCTCCCTACTTATTTGATCCTTCTTTTTATAAAGAATAGAGTATATATGGCTTAGACTATTCCAATTCATTTAATCCTGATCCGGAAAACCCGACACAAAAAAACTGATTCAGTTTGGCTTTGGTTTCGTCTAATAACTCGATCGGTTTCTAATATTAAGAGATTCAGTTTCTATTATTAAGGGATTTGATTTCTGCTTTGGATCGAGTAAAAACCCGTAACCATCTGGGTTACCTGAGAAATCATATAACATCATTCCTCTTCTTAGGTCTCTCTCGGTACTCAGAACAAAATAAAACCTAAAGACAACGATTAAGATTCATATGTGTCCTAATTCTCGActtctaaaatttaaatttgaaaactgGAATTCCTTAAAGAAGTTAACACTTCATTTTCAAGATTTTATCGAAGATGTTCGTTTCTCTCTCTGACATATCCTCTCTCAGCTTTGTGAAGGAATCAATCAAAGGTTtgatttcaaattcaaaattcttATATTTGTGTTATTTAATTACACTAATAGCGATTATGATGTGTTATTCTGTTGTGTTCTGTAATCGAGTTCAAAGCGATGATGATGGTTTGTGACTGTGATTGTGTTAAAATCTTCTCGGAATCTTGATTTTGCAGATGGATTCTTCATCACCtcaaaatgaaaatgaagataaaagagatgatgatgaagttCATGGATTCGAAGAGGAGTTTGAGACAAGTAGTCCTGAAACtgcaaacaaaagaaatttaagTCATGTCCACCTCGTAATcaaccaaagaagaagaataaaaataCAAGGTTGAAAGTTTTGGACCATTATATAAAActgaaggagaataagagattatgCAGCTATAACTATTGTGGTAGAGTTATGTGTTTCGCATCGTCTAATGacacttcatgtctgaataaaTCTTAGAATCTACAAGGAGCATCAAAAATGGGTACAAAGTTAGTCTCATGCTAAACATATTCCAAATCCAGAAAGTGATTaggatggtggtggtggtcaaGTGAAGTTTTCAAAGGTTTCAAGTAAATTCGTAAGAGAAGCTACTAATTAAATACTCATCATGTCCGAATCGCCACTAATATTCGTTTATGGTTTGGGATGGAGATACTTCTGCAATTAGGTTAACCTACCTAAACCACATTCACAAAAAACAGCAACGAGGGACATTTTAGAGTTGTATGCACAGAGGAAATTAGATTTGATGTTTATGATTAGTGGCTATACGCAAAGGGTTTCTCTAACAACAAACATTCCTGTTGCACCAACTACAACATCTAGCTACATGTTCACAGCATCACAATTCACTGATGCTAGCTGTAAACTTAGGAAATTCATTTGGTTTCAAGCATGTTGCGGATCTTAAAAGGGCAACAATATGTTATGTTCTGCTTGAGTGTATGGCTAATGAGTAATAATGAAAGTTTTCACAATCACAGTAGATAATGTCACTGCAAACACTAATGCTCTTAAGTTGCTTATGGAAGCATTCAATGCATTAGGACCTCAGTCATTAGTATTATGAGGTGAGTGTCTTCATTTAAGTTGTTGTGTTCACATCATAAACTTAGTTGAGTGAGATGGTTTCCTAGAGGTGAATGCAAGTGTGTATTCAAATAGGAATGCAATACAATATATCGTAGCTTATTATAAAAGAGTTGAATAATTTGACCAAAAGCTAGTCAGCAAGGATGACAAGAAAGAGCTTGTCTTTGGACTACAAGAAACAATAGAATTCAACCTACCTCATGTTAACAAGAGCTTTGAAGTGATTTTGATAGAGTAGAAGTTGAGGACACACTTTATAATGATCACTTTCAAGAGAATGTTGACAGCAAGAAGAGAGTAAGACTACCAACTTCGAAGGATTGGGATAAACTGCAGAGTTTGGTTAAGTTCTTGGTAATATTCGACGACTCTATTTTAGTTGTCTCTGCATCTCACTCTGTAAGTTATTATAAGTGATACAGTGAAACTGTTACTATATAAAGGAATCATAATCCTATGCTTTCTGTTTGGGTAATTTTAAGTAGGGTTCTTCGTGATACTACAAAAACATGAAGGAAGTAGTAAACAAAAGAGTCCATGATCAAATATCGTTTATTATTGATCAAGAGAGAAGGAATACAACATGTTAGTTAAGAAACCCTAGTTTTAGCCTGCTAACTCTATAGTTGACGTCTTGAATAGTCGGTATTTGTTCTAGGGTTTGGGAACCCCTTTTATAGGTCATAGTAGTCGAGAATTATGTTCGATCCTTACATATCTTGAAATATGGAAATATCTCTCTTTAGTAGAAGTTTTCCATTTTACCAGGAGGCATGAAGAGAACCCGGCCCAGTAGCCGAAAATCGTCTTAGGTAGGAGACGAAGGTCTGTGTCTTGGTCTAAGCAATAACCATCTAAATCattattcatttttgtttatagattctCTTTTATTAATTTGCTAGATTATTGGTAATCAGtaattttatgaagttttagctttgttgtttttatattaAGAAGTTTAATTTGAGTCTTcgtcttttcttatttttctgaAATGCATATTTCTTATGGTCAACTAGTATCAGATCTTAAGTTAATATACTTGAAAAGTTTTGTGGACCGCTTTTCCTCTCGACTAGCTTCaaataaacaatttttctaTCGTCCTCCAAGTCATTGGATTTGCGAATTACAATAAAGTATCTTGGTTCATTTTTAACTTACCTGAGGGGTGGAAGATCTCGAAAATAAATCAACCGATATTTTATTTGCTTCCACGTTGTTCACTTTGTTGCGTAATATCACAAAAGCAAGCTATTACAAGCCGACTCTTTATGATATCACTTCAGTGGGGGAGAACATGCACAGCGTATTATAACATAGTGTTCCCCTGACTTTGTGTTAAACTGTGAGGAAAATACTTTGATTATGGAAAGATATAcaataaaaagaaactaaatgaGACGAGCATTTTTCATGTTGGAAAACCTCACAATGTGAGAAGAAAAAACCAACGGGAACGTATTCCACAcaaaaatccactatataaatgtatacgagtacaaccacgtcctctCTGTTCAACAccctgaacagaacagagagttTAGCTACAAAgcacaagaacaacaacaacaagaaagcAACACCAAAGCTTCAAAACAGGCAGCCACAAGACGACCTCAGCTCATAAGGATTCCGGAAACCAGACACTAATCCCACCgtaaaaatcaaatatgaaCACGTTAACAACACCTCTGCCAAGTTTGAGCTCAATCAGAAAAGATCTCACCATCGGATTTACCAAACAATAAAGATAGTACTGCTGAAGAACTGTGACGACCAGCTTCACTAAACCCTAGAAAACATAAtatccaaccgttgaaatccaaatcctTTCAGTGAACTTttaacccactgactgaagaagtTTAACACAAAATATCAGCCCAATTCAGATCCGTTGGACCTTCTAAACCTGTCTTGACAAACCCATATGAAATCTGCTTTCttttctcattttctctcttttgtctaaTGAGTCTTCTTGAATACTCTTCTTTCTTGTGTCAAGTCAAATTACAAATTAGGTTAAAATACTTTATATAGTGTCTCACTAACCTCTAAGGCCCAATATTAATCTCATGGACTGATACCAATGTGTACGAATCAGAAGTCCCTCAgagatatctcaaaatccactACAAAACATTCTAATGTTCTCTTCCCGGATTGGAGAGAAACTTGCTGACAACTCCAAAGGCGTAGGCTAATTCCGGTCTTGTACAAACCACATGATACATCAAACCACCCATTGCATAAGCATATTGAACCTTCGTCATATCTTCTTTCTCCACATATGTCTCCGGACTCTATTGACTACTCAGTCTTAAGTGTGGAGCAACAGGAGTACTCAACACTTTAGATTTATCCATGTGAAATCATTtaagtactttttcaatgtacttgTCCCGAGACAagtgaatcagcttctcacctctATCTTGCACAATTTTCATACTGAGA
The nucleotide sequence above comes from Brassica napus cultivar Da-Ae chromosome A9, Da-Ae, whole genome shotgun sequence. Encoded proteins:
- the LOC125578114 gene encoding uncharacterized protein LOC125578114 translates to MDKHSNEIKVGIPAKVLRYFPIKDIFRRIFTSKRMAEDLRWHYTNAAEDGTMRHPVDSISWAHVNDKWPDFAVDPRNLRLGISTDGMNPFSMQNPNHSTWPVLLVNYNTSPIICMKAENIMLTFLIPGPTAPVYDSFAKENFKLRALLLWSISDYPALGTLSRCKVKGKQACNICGKDTPARWLKFSRKFVYMGNRKRLPPGHHYRYKKTWFDNTVEEGNANRIQTGAEIYETLQAFRNDFGRPLEKEKKENTRELPVRHNIDVMHVEKNVSDAILSLLMQSAKSKDGLKSRKELEDIGIKKHLHIEVRGKKTYLPPAAYWLSKKEKTIFCQRLAKFRGLDGNCGNIANSVSVNPPNIGSLKSHDHHVLVQNLLPSALRGLLHRGPRIAISRLCSYFNRLCQRIIDPEKLISMETEFVETMCQLERFFPPALLDILFHLPIHLSKEARLGGPLHFRWMYPFERYMKTLKVFVKNYARPEACMAAAYLAGECVAFCLEFLKDSVPVQEAVNRNEDVEVDIMVVES